Part of the Sinomonas atrocyanea genome is shown below.
GCGCCATGGCGCTCGGGTCCGACCCCCGCCTGCGCGCGGCCCTCGACGGCCTCCCCGTCGCCGGGCTCGACGGCACCCTGGCGGGGCGGTTCGGCGGGGCGGCGGCGGGCGGCGCCGGCGTGGTGCGGGCCAAGACCGGGACGCTGAACACCGTGGCCGCGCTGAGCGGCTACGCCGTCGACGCCGACGGGCGCCTGCTCGTGTTCTCGGTGCTGGCCAACGGGCTCGACCCTGCCAAGCGCGAGTCCGTCCTGGCGGCCATCGACGACGGGGTCGCGGCGCTCGCCGGCTGCGGCTGCAGGGGCTGATCACCCGCCGCGAACCTCGCCCGCCCCGGGCCGAATGTCAGCTGCGTGTGGTCGAATGGTGCCATGGATGCCCCGCAGATGGCCGGCCAACTGATCAACTGGGACCTCGCCGCCGCGACGGCGGCCCGGCTCACGCCGCCGGGCCCGGCGCTGAGCGCGGCTGAGGCCAGGGAGGCGGTGGAGAGCCTGCGCCGCCTGGCCGACGCGTCCGTGCCCCATGTCCACCGCATCACGGGCCTCGCCGTGGCCGAGGACCTCCGCGACTCCCAGCTGCTGATCGTGGACCGCGCCTCGTGGGCCAAGGCGAACGCGCAGGGCTTCGAGGTCATGATGGCCCCGGTCCTCGCGCACCTCGTCGAGAAGAAGGCCAGCGAGCTCACGCCGGCCGCGGCCCGGGTGGGCGGCGCGATCACCGGCGCCCAGCTGGGGGCCATCCTCGCCTACCTCGCGAGCCGGGTCCTGGGCCAGTACGAGCCCTTCGCCGCCCTCGCCCCCGGCTCCACCGTGCCGCCCGCCGGCCGGCTGCTGCTCGTGGCGCCCAACATCGTCCACGTCGAGCGCGAGCTCGCGGTCGACCCGGAGGACTTCCGGATGTGGGTGTGCCTCCACGAGCAGACCCACCGTGTCCAGTTCGCTGCGGCGCCGTGGCTGCGCGGGCACATGACCGAGCAGATCGGCAAGCTCAGCGAGAGCCTCGTGGGCAACGTGGACAGCATCATGGAGCGGGCGGCGGCGGCGGCGAAGTCCCTGCGCGACCGCACCGGCACGTCGGCGAACCTGCCGAGCAAGGGCGCGATCCTCGACCTCCTCCGGGACCCCGAGGAGCGCGCGGCGATCTCCCACCTCACCGCGGTCATGAGCCTGCTCGAGGGGCATGCCAACGTTGTGATGGACGCCGTCGACGCGTCGGTGGTGCCCAGCGTGCGCACCATCCGCCAGCGCTTCCAGGCCCGCAACGAGAACCGCGGGCCGATCGAGACCTTCGTGCGCCGGTTCCTGGGGCTGGAGGCGAAGATGCGCCAGTACACGGACGGCCAGGAGTTCGTCCGCCACGTGGTGGACACCGTCGGGATGGCCGGCTTCAACCGGGTCTGGGAGTCCGCCGAGCACCTTCCGACCGAGGAGGAGATCCACGACCCCGCCGCGTGGGTTGCCCGGATGGGGCTGTGAACCCGGAGGCCCCCGGCGGAGACGGCACTGCCTGGGACCCCGCCCGCGACGCGGCCTCCCCGGCGCGGCGGCGGCTGCACCCCGCGGTGGGAGCCGCCCGCAACGCGGTGAGGTCCGCCCTCGAGGAGGCCGGCTGGCCGCCCGTCGTCCTCGTCGCCTGCTCCGGAGGCCCCGACTCGCTCGCGCTCGCCGCCGCGGTGGCGCACTTCGCGCGCAGGGGGAGCGTCCGGGCACCCGGCGGCGGCAGCCGCCCGCTGCGGGCCGGGGCCGTCGTCGTCGACCATCAGCTGCAGGAGGGCTCGGGCGAGGTCGCGCGCACGACGGCGGCCGTGCTGGCCGGCCTGGGCCTCGCACCGGTGCGGGTGGTCCCCGTCGAGGTACGGGCCGAGGGGGAGGGGCCGGAGGCGGCCGCGAGGACCGCACGGCACGCCGCCCTCGAGGAGGAGGCCCGGGCGCTCGTGGCCGGGGCCGTGCTGCTCGGCCACACCCTCGACGACCAGGCCGAGCAGGTGCTGCTGGGCCTGGCCCGCGGCTCCGGGGCGCGCGCCCTCGGCGCCATGCGGAGAGTCCGGGGCCTGTTCGTGCGGCCGTTCCTCGGACTCCGCCGTGCCGAGACCCTCGACATCTGCGCGGCGGAGGGCCTCGAGCCCTGGTTCGACCCCACCAACGAGGACCAGAGGTTCATGCGTTCCCGCGTGCGGGCGTCGATCATGCCCTTCCTCGAGACCGAGCTCGGGCCCGGCGTGGCCGAGGCGCTCGCCCGCACGGCCTCGCTCCTGGGCGCCGACGCCGACTTCCTCGACGCCCACGCCCAGCGGGCCTACGAGTCCCTCGCCGAGGTCGTGGCCGCCGAACCGCCGACCGCCGAAGTGGCGGCACGCGCCGGAGCCGGGCCACGCGCCGTCGTGCTCCCCGGGGACGCACTCCGTGACCTGCCGCCGGCGATCCGGGGGCGCGTCATCGCCCTCGCCGTGGCCGAGCTGGGCGGGGAGGCGACCTACGAGCGGCTCCGCGCCGTCGAGCGGCTCCTCGACCGGCGGGGCTCGGCCGGTCCCGTCGAGGTGCCCGGACACGTGAGCGCCTACCGCCGGAGCGCGTCCGGCCCTGCACCGGGCACCAGAGGAATCAGTCCCGGCGCACCCGGGGCGCTAGTCTTGGTATCGCACCGCTGAACCCAGCGGCCTCGCGCCCCAGCAGTCACGCTCGCAATCTCAGGAGCCGCAGGTGGAATCGACCGACGTCCAGGCAGATCTCAAGCACGTCCTCAAGTCGAAAGACGAGATCCAGAACCGCATTGCCGAGCTTGCCGCGGAGATCGACCGCGACTACGAGGGGCGCGACCTGCTGATCGTCGGCGTGCTGAAGGGCGCCGTCATGGTCATGGCCGACCTGGCGCGGGCGCTGCACTCGCACGTGACCATGGACTGGATGGCGGTCTCCTCCTACGGCTCGGGCACCCAGTCCTCCGGAGTGGTCCGCATCCTCAAGGACCTCGACTCGGACCTCATGGGCAAGCACGTCCTCATCGTCGAGGACATCATCGACTCGGGCCTGACGCTCTCGTGGCTCAAGACCAACCTCGAGTCCCGCGGGACGGCGTCGGTCGAGATCTGCACGGCCTTCCGCAAGCCGGATGCCGCTAAGGTCGCGATCAATGTCAAGTACGTGGGCTTCGACATCCCCAACGAGTTCGTGGTGGGCTACGGCCTCGACTACGCCGAGAAGTACCGCAACCTCGACTTCGTGGGCACGCTCGCGCCGCACGTCTACGAGTGATCGTTTCGCCCTGAGCGCACGGGCGGGGAACTTCCGCCGCTCGGGGGAACTTTTGCCCGTCTCCATGCGTGAACGCTTCCGAACGGTGTCATGCTGGTGGCCACACTCTGGTGCATGACGGTACCGGTGCATGAGAAGAAGGGACGGGGCCCAGCCCCGATTTCATGAACGTCAAGAGCTTCGTCAAGGGTCCGGGAATCTGGATCATCGTTGTGATCGTCCTGCTGCTGCTGGCCTTCGGGACCCTCGCACCGGGCGGCAGCACGCGCGTGGACACCTCGGTGGGGCTCCAGCTCATCAAGGACGGGAAGGTCTCGCAGGCGAAGATCTTCAACGGTGACGAGCGCGTCGACATGGTCCTCAAGGACGACTACGTCGTCGACGGGCAGGACAAGGGCAAGAACGTCCAGTTCTACTACGTGACCCCGCGCGGCAACGACGTCATCAACGCGATCGACGCCGCCAACCTCCCGCAGGGCTTCTCGGACCAGCCGGTCGAGAACAACTGGTTCAGCTCCATGCTGTCCCTGCTCATCCCCGTCGTGCTCCTCGGGGCGCTCTTCTGGTTCCTCCTCTCGCGCATGCAGGGCGGCGGCAGCCAGGTCATGAAGTTCGGCAAGTCCAGGGCCAAGATGATCACCAAGGACATGCCCCAGGTGACCTTCTCCGACGTCGCGGGCGCGGACGAGGCCGTCGAGGAGCTCCACGAGATCAAGGAGTTCCTCCAGGACCCGGGCAAGTTCCAGGCCGTCGGCGCCAAGATCCCCAAGGGCGTGCTCCTCTACGGCCCTCCGGGAACCGGCAAGACCCTCCTGGCCCGCGCGGTGGCCGGCGAGGCCGGGGTGCCGTTCTTCTCGATCTCCGGCTCGGAGTTCGTCGAGATGTTCGTCGGCGTCGGCGCCTCCCGCGTCCGCGACCTCTTCGAGCAGGCCAAGGCCAACGCCCCCGCGATCGTCTTCGTCGACGAGATCGACGCCGTGGGCCGCCACCGCGGCGCCGGAATCGGCGGCGGCAACGACGAGCGCGAGCAGACCCTCAACCAGCTCCTCGTCGAGATGGACGGCTTCGACCCGAAGGCCAACGTCATCATCATCGCGGCCACCAACCGGCCCGACGTCCTCGACCCCGCCCTCCTGCGCCCGGGCCGCTTCGACCGGCAGATCCCCGTCGAGGCTCCGGACCTCCTGGGCCGCGAGCACATCCTCTCCGTCCACGCCAAGGGCAAGCCGCTCGCGCAGAACGTGGACCTCAAGGCCGTCGCTAAGAAGACCCCCGGCTACACGGGCGCGGACCTCGCGAACGTCCTGAACGAGGCCGCACTCCTCACGGCGCGCTCCAACGCCCAGCTGATCGACGACCGTGCCCTCGACGAGGCCATCGACCGTGTCATGGCCGGCCCGCAGAAGCGCTCCCGCGTCATGAAGGACCTCGAGCGCAAGATCACGGCCTACCACGAGGGCGGGCACGCCCTCGTCGCCGCCGCCCTGCGCAACTCCGCGCCCGTCACCAAGATCACGATCCTCCCGCGCGGCCGCGCCCTCGGCTACACGATGGTGG
Proteins encoded:
- a CDS encoding zinc-dependent metalloprotease is translated as MDAPQMAGQLINWDLAAATAARLTPPGPALSAAEAREAVESLRRLADASVPHVHRITGLAVAEDLRDSQLLIVDRASWAKANAQGFEVMMAPVLAHLVEKKASELTPAAARVGGAITGAQLGAILAYLASRVLGQYEPFAALAPGSTVPPAGRLLLVAPNIVHVERELAVDPEDFRMWVCLHEQTHRVQFAAAPWLRGHMTEQIGKLSESLVGNVDSIMERAAAAAKSLRDRTGTSANLPSKGAILDLLRDPEERAAISHLTAVMSLLEGHANVVMDAVDASVVPSVRTIRQRFQARNENRGPIETFVRRFLGLEAKMRQYTDGQEFVRHVVDTVGMAGFNRVWESAEHLPTEEEIHDPAAWVARMGL
- the tilS gene encoding tRNA lysidine(34) synthetase TilS; the encoded protein is MRSALEEAGWPPVVLVACSGGPDSLALAAAVAHFARRGSVRAPGGGSRPLRAGAVVVDHQLQEGSGEVARTTAAVLAGLGLAPVRVVPVEVRAEGEGPEAAARTARHAALEEEARALVAGAVLLGHTLDDQAEQVLLGLARGSGARALGAMRRVRGLFVRPFLGLRRAETLDICAAEGLEPWFDPTNEDQRFMRSRVRASIMPFLETELGPGVAEALARTASLLGADADFLDAHAQRAYESLAEVVAAEPPTAEVAARAGAGPRAVVLPGDALRDLPPAIRGRVIALAVAELGGEATYERLRAVERLLDRRGSAGPVEVPGHVSAYRRSASGPAPGTRGISPGAPGALVLVSHR
- the ftsH gene encoding ATP-dependent zinc metalloprotease FtsH, yielding MNVKSFVKGPGIWIIVVIVLLLLAFGTLAPGGSTRVDTSVGLQLIKDGKVSQAKIFNGDERVDMVLKDDYVVDGQDKGKNVQFYYVTPRGNDVINAIDAANLPQGFSDQPVENNWFSSMLSLLIPVVLLGALFWFLLSRMQGGGSQVMKFGKSRAKMITKDMPQVTFSDVAGADEAVEELHEIKEFLQDPGKFQAVGAKIPKGVLLYGPPGTGKTLLARAVAGEAGVPFFSISGSEFVEMFVGVGASRVRDLFEQAKANAPAIVFVDEIDAVGRHRGAGIGGGNDEREQTLNQLLVEMDGFDPKANVIIIAATNRPDVLDPALLRPGRFDRQIPVEAPDLLGREHILSVHAKGKPLAQNVDLKAVAKKTPGYTGADLANVLNEAALLTARSNAQLIDDRALDEAIDRVMAGPQKRSRVMKDLERKITAYHEGGHALVAAALRNSAPVTKITILPRGRALGYTMVVPEEDKYSVTRNELLDQLAYAMGGRVAEEIVFHDPSTGASNDIEKATGTARKMVTQYGMSERVGAVKLGQGGGEPFLGRDAAHERNYSDQVAYVVDEEVRRLMDQAHDEAYEILTDNRHVLDRLAAALLEHETLNQREIAEIFTDVRKRDFREVWLSKGTRPVQDIPPVETESERRAREEASKARHEEPLDVGQAHHPHGEQEFVKDRHDGV
- the hpt gene encoding hypoxanthine phosphoribosyltransferase — encoded protein: MESTDVQADLKHVLKSKDEIQNRIAELAAEIDRDYEGRDLLIVGVLKGAVMVMADLARALHSHVTMDWMAVSSYGSGTQSSGVVRILKDLDSDLMGKHVLIVEDIIDSGLTLSWLKTNLESRGTASVEICTAFRKPDAAKVAINVKYVGFDIPNEFVVGYGLDYAEKYRNLDFVGTLAPHVYE